The following coding sequences are from one Panicum hallii strain FIL2 chromosome 5, PHallii_v3.1, whole genome shotgun sequence window:
- the LOC112894312 gene encoding GATA transcription factor 12-like, protein MEAAAGAEYGYYGGGAGPRERKPAGCGDHFVVDDLLVLPYDDDEEGDGEAAAGDAEAPPCLQAVDAAGVKEEGGLGNFSADSSTVTALDSCSNSFSGLGDGDFPGEFCEPYDQLAELEWLSNYMGEGDDAFATEDLQKLKLISGGFTPAVNVPPAPVAPAAPASAASAAQPGMFLPEAPVPAKARSKRSRVAPGNWSSRLLVLPPPPASPTSPASMAISPAESGVSAQVFPAKKPSKPSKKKDAPPAPQAQPSSAPGAQPGGSAASAEGRRCLHCETDKTPQWRTGPMGPKTLCNACGVRYKSGRLVPEYRPAASPTFVMSKHSNSHRKVLELRRQKEVQHQPPHVIAGGGPGGMMHMQSPLLFDGPAGPPIVSGDDFLIHHHLGADYRQLI, encoded by the exons atggaggcggcggcgggggccgagTACGGGTactacggcggcggcgcgggccccCGCGAGAGGAAGCCCGCGGGGTGCGGGGACCACTTTGTCGTGgacgacctcctcgtgctcccgtacgacgacgacgaggaaggggacggggaggcggcggccggggacgcCGAGGCCCCGCCGTGCCTGCAGGCCGTCGACGCCGCCGGCGTCAAGGAGGAGGGCGGCCTCGGGAATTTCTCGGCCGACTCGTCCACCGTCACGGCCCTGGACAGCTGCAGCAACTCCTTCTCCGGGCTGGGCGACGGCGACTTCCCGGGGGAATTCTGCGAGCCG TACGATCAATTGGCGGAGCTGGAATGGCTGTCGAACTACATGGGCGAGGGCGACGATGCCTTTGCCACCGAGGACCTTCAGAAGCTGAAGCTCATTTCCGGCGGGTTCACCCCGGCGGTGAACGTGCCACCGGCTCCCGTGGCCCCTGCGGCTCCGGCTTCGGCTGCCTCCGCGGCGCAGCCCGGTATGTTCCTCCCGGAGGCGCCGGTCCCCGCCAAGGCCCGTAGCAAGCGCTCCCGAGTGGCGCCAGGCAACTGGTCGTCGCGCCTCCTCGTgctgcccccgcccccggcctcgccgacgtcgccggcgtccaTGGCCATCTCCCCGGCGGAGTCCGGCGTCTCGGCCCAGGTGTTCCCCGCCAAGAAGCCGTCGAAGCCGTCCAAGAAGAAGgacgcgccgccggcgccgcaggCGCAGCCCTCGAGCGCGCCCGGGGCGCAGCCGGGTGgctcggcggcgtcggcggaAGGGCGGCGGTGCCTGCACTGCGAGACGGACAAGACGCCACAGTGGAGGACCGGGCCCATGGGCCCCAAGACGCTGTGCAACGCGTGCGGGGTGCGGTACAAGTCGGGCAGGCTGGTGCCGGAGTACCGGCCCGCGGCGAGCCCCACCTTCGTGATGTCGAAGCACTCCAACTCCCACCGCAAGGTGCTGGAGCTGCGCCGCCAGAAGGAGGTGCAGCACCAGCCACCGCACGTGATCGCCGGCGGTGGGCCTGGCGGGATGATGCACATGCAGAGCCCGCTGCTGTTCGACGGGCCCGCGGGGCCGCCCATCGTCTCCGGCGACGACTTCTTGATCCACCACCACTTAGGGGCAGACTACCGGCAGCTTATCTAG